The Alnus glutinosa chromosome 1, dhAlnGlut1.1, whole genome shotgun sequence region caaaataataatattaatgtgagAAATCATATTTCAGAATCATTGCATTCTACCTCATATCCTTTCAagttttcattttataaaaaatcaaatttaattattctttaAGTTTTCACACGATTTCAATTTAGTTCTTAAGTTTATAATTTCAATAATCATATCCTTAATTAATGAGTTCCCGTTTTTCGAATCTTTCATTCCATTAGAACATGCATTTCACATTGGATCCTTTAAACGaccattttcttcaaattttgaagaactAAGCCTTAAAATCACCCTCCATCCAATTTTCCTCATCCTTTATTTTAAAGGAGATCGATGCTATATGAAAGATCGTTGTTGATcctttatatatagatatatatcttatttaatttattcatcGCTCTCTTTTaacttgattaaaaaaaaaaaaaaaaaaaaaattcttactcTCCTCTGACCTagctctctcattttctcttttatatcttaattaataaagaaacaataaattaattaatgagtCATTCTTCAAAATGCAATATATTTGAGAAGTTAGTAATTCATTTAAATCTCCATGATCCACTTACAAGTGATGTTGCTTAGTTGTTATCGTTGTTGTTTAGTTGGGAGAAGAGAGCTGAATTAAGCGGCACATGCCGCCACTTCGGGGGTGCAGTTGTTTATGCTAattattttagttgttttttgagTTAAAAATGGATTTTGCAATATTTGTAGATGTAGATGTAGATGCACGAATCACATTGGAAACGTGGAGATCGATCATTCCCGCAGACGAAAAACAATGGAAGTGCATGGCCGGCAATATTGGGATAGAAAATGAAGTCTTTAACCATTTTAAAGCTCAATCTTGATCGGACGTGGGTACGTACTGGCCGGGTTCCCGTAGCCATGTGCGGGAGAGCTAGCTGCTAATTCCGAAGaccaaacaaatcattgttgaATCCACCACCAAAACACATGCACCCCCGCACGTCTTTCTCCACCAGATCATCAAACAACTACCAAGCTTAGCCTTCGCCAGCAACCTTTTTTCAACCCCATCATTGATACACCGACGACTCAGAGAATGGGCCAGCTGGAAGGCTTCGCGATTGCTCTCCccaccgccaccaccaccaccaccagtgGAGGTTCTACGCTGCTACTCGGCATAGCTCGCGGCTGTCATATCAAGAAGACCTTCAACACCCTCCTCAAGATCACTGTCCTCTGCGGCTGCATAATCATACTCGTCCTTCGTGGCACCATCGGTAGCACTACTGGCAACCCCATCTTCACGCATACGCACGCTCTCGGACCCAGAATCTCAAACTGGGACCAAGAGAGAAAAAACTGGCTCATGAAAAACCCCGAATTTCCCAACTACGTGAACGGGAAAGATAGGGTTTTGTTGGTTACCGGGTCGCCTCCCGGACCTTGTGATACCCCAATAGGAGATCACTATCTTTTGAAGTTTGTAAAGAATAAGATTGATTACTGTAGGATTCACGGCATTGATATTGTGTATAATATGGCTCTTTTGGACGAGGAGCTTTCCGGGTGCTGGGCAAAACTCCCGTTGATTCGGCGGTTGATGTTGTCGCACCCAGAGGTGGAGTGGATATGGTGGCTGGACAGCGACGCTTTGTTTACTGATATGATATTTGAGATTCCATTTTTCAAGTACGATAACTATAATTTGGTTCTTCACGGTTTACCGGAGTTGTTTAACCAGAAATCGTGGATCGCATTGAACACGGGGAGTTTTTTGTTGAGGAATTGCCGGTGGTCTTTGGATTTGCTTGATGCTTGGGCGGCTATGGGTCCAAAGGGGCGTATTCGGGAAGAGGCGGGGAAGATTTTGACGGCCTATTTGAAGGGAAGGCCAGCGTTTGAGGCGGATGATCAATCTGCATTGATATATTTGCTGAGTTCAAAGAAGGATGATCAGTACTGGATGGAGAAGGTGTATTTAGAGAACTCGTACTACTTGCATGAGAAAATGATGGAGGAACATGGGCCTGGATTAAATATGGGTGACGAGAGGTGGCCGTTTGTGACTCACTTTGTGGGTTGCAGGCCTTGCCGGAGCCACGCCGACTACGAGGTTGACAAGTGCCTGAGAAGCATGGAGAGTGCGTTTAATTTTGCGGACAACCAGGTGCTCAAGTTATATGGGTTTGAGCATAGAGGGCTGTTGCGAGCAAGTGTCAAGAGGATCAGGAATGACACAACTACTCCTTTGGAATTTGTAGACCACTGGATGGAAACCGTGATGAGTAACCCATAGTTCTATCTAGTTCTGCACAAGCTAGCAATATTATTTTGGCATATCAATGCTGATTCCAACAAAATCTCATGTAACTGTTCGTATTTTTACTAATGTTTTATACTTTTAGTTATCTCAAGTGGCCcccctttttctatttttccctAATCTCTTTAATGTTgtctttgtaaaaataaaaaataaaaaataaaaaactcttgAAATTTGACTATGATGCAGGCTAGTTGGGTATTAAAACGCACTCGTTAAACTTCCCTAAAGTTAACAAATCCCTCCGGGCTCGGCAATTTGCTTCTAACAGCCATCCGCATGTCAAGACCACACAACAGCATAATCCCGAGGGAAACAAAAACGAGGTTGTCTTTCCCTAATAGCATTCAAATGTCAACAGTTTCTGACTATCTGTAACCGTTAAGAGATGATACAACTCACTGCATCTTCTTGGCCTTCCTTGGTTATGTTCATAATCGTTCTCCAAGAGTCCAACCCAAAGAAATTGGTTATTGTGTTTGTATTATTGCATTACCAAAAGGTTACTGATATAGATCTCCTAATtatgtcaaaaaaagaaaagaaaagaaaagaaaagaaaagatatagaTCTCCTAATTAAAACCAAAAGCCAACGTGGCATGATTAAGCAAGATTAAGAAACAACGCCATTCAATTGGGCTTAATGTGCTGCCATTTGCCACGGAATTTACAAGTAGTTTTGCAGGctcaataacttttttattacttttatttttttctatctacttgtcaaatatttaattaattaattatcaagTCTAGACCTTTACTCGTCACTTGTCAGAATCTCCACCGTTGTTACTTGTTGCCTGTATTTTcctaataagaaaataaactaaaacaaaacaatgattTTCTTACCAGTACCTCGT contains the following coding sequences:
- the LOC133869008 gene encoding probable xyloglucan 6-xylosyltransferase 3, translating into MGQLEGFAIALPTATTTTTSGGSTLLLGIARGCHIKKTFNTLLKITVLCGCIIILVLRGTIGSTTGNPIFTHTHALGPRISNWDQERKNWLMKNPEFPNYVNGKDRVLLVTGSPPGPCDTPIGDHYLLKFVKNKIDYCRIHGIDIVYNMALLDEELSGCWAKLPLIRRLMLSHPEVEWIWWLDSDALFTDMIFEIPFFKYDNYNLVLHGLPELFNQKSWIALNTGSFLLRNCRWSLDLLDAWAAMGPKGRIREEAGKILTAYLKGRPAFEADDQSALIYLLSSKKDDQYWMEKVYLENSYYLHEKMMEEHGPGLNMGDERWPFVTHFVGCRPCRSHADYEVDKCLRSMESAFNFADNQVLKLYGFEHRGLLRASVKRIRNDTTTPLEFVDHWMETVMSNP